In Mastomys coucha isolate ucsf_1 unplaced genomic scaffold, UCSF_Mcou_1 pScaffold5, whole genome shotgun sequence, one genomic interval encodes:
- the Mcrip1 gene encoding mapk-regulated corepressor-interacting protein 1, whose amino-acid sequence MTSSPVSRVVYNGKRNSSPRSPTNSSEIFTPAHEENVRFIYEAWQGVERDLRSQLSSGERCLVEEYVEKVPNPSLKTFKPIDLSDLKRRNTQDAKKS is encoded by the exons ATGACCAG CTCTCCTGTCTCTAGAGTTGTCTACAATGGCAAGAGGAATAGCAGTCCCCGCTCTCCCACCAACAGCAGTGAGATCTTCACACCAGCACACGAAGAGAATGTACGCTTCATTTACGAAG CCTGGCAGGGCGTTGAGCGAGACCTGCGCAGCCAGCTGTCCAGTGGTGAGCGGTGCCTAGTGGAGGAGTATGTGGAGAAGGTTCCCAACCCCAGCCTGAAGA CCTTCAAGCCCATCGACCTGAGTGACCTGAAGCGGCGGAACACGCAGGATGCCAAGAAGTCCTAG
- the Ppp1r27 gene encoding protein phosphatase 1 regulatory subunit 27: MPSRTARYSRYSPRQRRRRLLADRSVRFPNDVLFLDHIRQGDLEQVGRFIRARKVSLDTIHPSGLAALHEAVLSGNLECVKLLVKYGADIHQRDETGWTPLHIACSDGYPDIARYLISLGADRDAANDDGNLPSDLIDPDFKDLVELFKGTSMN, encoded by the exons ATGCCCAGCAGAACAGCCCGCTATTCTCGATACAGTCCCCGCCAGCGGAGACGGCGGCTGTTGGCTGATCGGAGCGTGCGTTTCCCTAACGATGTTCTCTTCTTGGACCACATCCGCCAAGGTGACCTGGAGCAGGTGGGGCGCTTTATCCGGGCTCGGAAAGTCTCCCTAGACACTATCCACCCCTCAG GCCTGGCTGCTCTGCATGAAGCTGTGCTCTCTGGAAACCTGGAGTGTGTGAAGTTGCTAGTCAAATATGGTGCTGACATTCACCAGCGGGATGAAACAGGCTGGACACCACTGCATATCGCTTGCAGTGATGGGTACCCTGACATAGCCAG GTATCTCATCTCTTTGGGGGCAGACAGAGATGCAGCTAATGATGATGGCAATCTGCCCTCCGACCTTATTGACCCGGACTTCAAAGACTTGGTGGAACTCTTCAAAGGAACCAGCATGAATTGA